The DNA window AACGAATTCGAAGCAGCACGGCGTGATATATGCTGAAGCGTTTGAAATTGAGAGGTTCGTGGAGGTTTTGGCATGAAAGTGATGGTAACTGGTGCAGGAGGGCCAGCATCTGTGTGCATAATAAAGGACCTCAAGGATGTAAAGGACTCCGATGGCGGCAAGAAATACGAGCTCGTATCAACTGACATAGACCCGCTATCCCCTGGATTGTACATGGTAAGCGAGAAGAACAGGCATATAGTGCCCAGGGTCAACGATAACGGATTCATAAACAAGATGTTTAGGCTTGCGAGAAGGGAGAAGGTAAACGTCGTCCTGCCCACTGTGCAGGAGGAGCTCATCCATTTCGCAAGGAAAACGGAAATGTTCGAAGACGCGGGGATAAAGGTTGCGGTGTCAAAGCCCGAATCGCTGCTAGTAAGCAACAACAAGCTAAGGACGTATGCATTCTTCAAGGGTGCTTCTTACTGCCCGGAGCTGTACAACGATTCAACAGTCAGATTCCCAGCGGTCATAAAGCCCAAGGACTCAAGGGGCTCAAGGGGGTTCTACATAGCTGAGAACGAG is part of the Candidatus Micrarchaeota archaeon genome and encodes:
- a CDS encoding ATP-grasp domain-containing protein, which encodes MKVMVTGAGGPASVCIIKDLKDVKDSDGGKKYELVSTDIDPLSPGLYMVSEKNRHIVPRVNDNGFINKMFRLARREKVNVVLPTVQEELIHFARKTEMFEDAGIKVAVSKPESLLVSNNKLRTYAFFKGASYCPELYNDSTVRFPAVIKPKDSRGSRGFYIAENEDELRVFLAKNERVFGKDNSIVMEFLNGSEYSTYGISDFKGKPLVAVPIKRILAGGTSVRAEVADNPKVKEIATDIASKLNLYGPWNVQLMESNDGVKLVEVNPRFAGTSVLAAAAGVNMPELTIRLLMGEKVEGKDLEYKTGVTMTRYSEEIFIEKDTGKVLRKE